The DNA sequence ACGAAGCGCCGATGCTGTACATCGGCGAGAAGGTCGGGCGGGCGCGTCCGGAAGATCCGGAAGTCGCCATCGCTGTGGATCCCCTCGAAGGGACCAATCTGTGCGCCACCGGTTCACCGGGTGCGATCGCTGTGCTCGCGGCATCCAACAAGGGTGGTCTGCTCAACGCGCCCGATTGCTACATGGAGAAGATCATCGTCGGGCCAGCGGCGAAAGGCGCGGTGCATCTCGATGCTAGCGTGACGGAGAATCTCAAGGCGATCGCCTCGCGCCTACGCCGAGCGGTCACCGATCTCGTCGTCATCGTGCTCGAGCGCGAGCGCCACACTAAGTTGATCGAAGACATCCGCATCGCCGGCGCGCGCATTCGGCTCATCTCGGATGGCGATCTTTCCGCCGGCATTGCGGCCGCGGTGCGCGGTACCAACGTGCACGCGGTAATGGGCACCGGCGGTGCGCCGGAAGGTGTATTGACGGCGGCGGCGCTGCGCTGCCTCAACGGCGGTATGGAGGGGCGGCTGGTCCCGTTCAAGCCGGGTGACGAAGAGCGCAAGAAGTTCGAAGAGCGCTTGGCGAAGATGGGAATCAAGGACCCGAACCGGATCTACGACGAGCGCGACCTGGCGCCGGGTCCAGAGATCATCTTCGCGGCCAGCGGTGTGACCGATGGCAGCATGCTCAAGGGCGTGCGTTTCTTCGGCCACGGCCACCGCACGCACTCGCTGGTGATCTCACTGCGTGATCACATCGTGCGCTTCGTCGACACGGTGCATCTCAACGACACGCCCGATGCGGTGGTGGAGTTTTGAGGAGGAATTCAGAATTCAGGAGTCAGAAGTCAGACTGCGGAATTCGGAATCCGGATTCTGACTCCTGAATCCTGACCTCTGAATTCTATCGATCGCCTCCTTCAAACGCGGCACGGATTTCGGCGCGGAATTCCGGACGGCACAACACGTCGAGCGCGGTCATCGCCAGCGCCTTGGCGCCATCGACCACGGCCTGATCGCCGCTGGGCGAGGCGGCACACTCGGCGAACTCGGTCGAGTGCAGGGGCACGGTCGCCGGTGCGGACGCGATCATCGGGTGAATCGAGGGCACTAGTTTGCTGAGGTTGCCCATGTCGGTGCTACCGGACACGGCGGCCGGGACATTGCGCATGTCGAGCATCGTGCGGCCGAGCCGTTGCAGGTTGGCGGTGTACGCGTCGGCCAGCGGCTGATTGCTGTCCATGTCGGAGTACTGCTCACCTTCCCAGTGATACTCGAGCCGGGCGCCGGTGGCTTCGGCGCCAGCGCGGAAGCAGCCGAGGACGCGCGTCTTGAGTTTCTCCAGGCGGCCCTCGGTGGCGGCGCGAATGTAGAACAGCCCGGCGGCGTGGTCGGGGACGATGTTCGGCGCTTGACCGCCATCGGTGATGATGCCGTGAATGCGTTCGGTCTCGCGGATGTGTTGGCGAAGCTGAGCGATGGTGTTGTAGGCGGTGATCAGCGCGTCGAGCGCGTTGATGCCGCGATGTGGAAATGCGGCGGCGTGCGCTGCTTTGCCGTGGTAGGTGACCACGATGGTCGCCACCGCGAGCACATGCATCGCGGGCAGGTCGGCACCGGCGGGATGGACCATCATTGCGGCATCGATGTCGGCGAAGGCGCCGCGGCGAGCCATCACGATCTTGCCGCCCCCGCCTTCTTCGGCCGGTGTGCCGAAGATCACGACGCTGCCACCGGTCCGTTCAACCACGCGCCCGAGCGCGGCGCCCGCGCCCGCGCCGGCGGTGGCGATGATGTTGTGCCCGCAGCCGTGGCCGATACCGGGGAGCGCGTCGTACTCGCACAACACGCCGACGCGCGGCGCCCCGCTGCCGATGCGCGCGATGAATGCCGTCGGCAACTCGCACGCACCGCGCTCAACCTGATAGCCGACATGCTCGAGGTAGTCGGCCAGCCAGGTACTGGCCTGATGTTCCGCGAAGCACAGCTCGGGATGGGCGTGAATGCGACGGCTCAGCTCGATCAAGCGGTCACGCTCGCCGTCGACTGCGGCGCAGACCTGGTCTTTGAGTTGGATCAACGGATCGGTCACGGGCTCCTCACTCTGCCGGCTCGGATTCGGGCGCTGCGGCTGGCTCGGATTCGAGCGCGGCGGCCGGCTCGGCCGGCGGCGACTCGTGGTACATGCCTTCGAGATCGAGAATGCCCTCAGCGAGTGCGC is a window from the Deltaproteobacteria bacterium genome containing:
- the glpX gene encoding class II fructose-bisphosphatase, coding for MPIEQLLSREFLRVVEEAAVAAARTMGQGDRKYADHVAVEAMRKAMDGLRMRGEVVIGEGERDEAPMLYIGEKVGRARPEDPEVAIAVDPLEGTNLCATGSPGAIAVLAASNKGGLLNAPDCYMEKIIVGPAAKGAVHLDASVTENLKAIASRLRRAVTDLVVIVLERERHTKLIEDIRIAGARIRLISDGDLSAGIAAAVRGTNVHAVMGTGGAPEGVLTAAALRCLNGGMEGRLVPFKPGDEERKKFEERLAKMGIKDPNRIYDERDLAPGPEIIFAASGVTDGSMLKGVRFFGHGHRTHSLVISLRDHIVRFVDTVHLNDTPDAVVEF
- a CDS encoding M20 family metallopeptidase, which translates into the protein MTDPLIQLKDQVCAAVDGERDRLIELSRRIHAHPELCFAEHQASTWLADYLEHVGYQVERGACELPTAFIARIGSGAPRVGVLCEYDALPGIGHGCGHNIIATAGAGAGAALGRVVERTGGSVVIFGTPAEEGGGGKIVMARRGAFADIDAAMMVHPAGADLPAMHVLAVATIVVTYHGKAAHAAAFPHRGINALDALITAYNTIAQLRQHIRETERIHGIITDGGQAPNIVPDHAAGLFYIRAATEGRLEKLKTRVLGCFRAGAEATGARLEYHWEGEQYSDMDSNQPLADAYTANLQRLGRTMLDMRNVPAAVSGSTDMGNLSKLVPSIHPMIASAPATVPLHSTEFAECAASPSGDQAVVDGAKALAMTALDVLCRPEFRAEIRAAFEGGDR